From a region of the Pongo abelii isolate AG06213 chromosome 9, NHGRI_mPonAbe1-v2.0_pri, whole genome shotgun sequence genome:
- the ANKRD13D gene encoding ankyrin repeat domain-containing protein 13D isoform X5, which produces MPTWAKRTARAGQAPDFYVEMKWEFTSWVPLVSKMCPSDVYRVWKRGESLRVDTSLLGFEHMTWQRGRRSFIFKGQEAGALVMEVDHDRQVVHVETLGLTLQEPEALLAAMRPSEEHVASRLTSPIVSTHLDTRNVAFERNKCGIWGWRSEKMETVSGYEAKVYSATNVELVTRTRTEHLSDQDKSRSKAGKTPFQSFLGMAQQHSSHTGAPVQQAASPTNPTAISPEEYFDPNFSLESRNIGRPIEMSSKVQRFKATLWLSEEHPLSLGDQVTPIIDLMAISNAHFAKLRDFITLHLPPGFPVKIEIPLFHVLNARITFSNLCGCDEPLSSVWVPAPSSAVAASGNPFPCEVDPTVFEVPEGYSVLGTERSEPLRDEDDDLLQFAIQQSLLEAGTEVEQVTVWEALTNTRPGARPPPQATVYEEQLQLERKACGCPQSPGAQDPLPGHPQSPAHPALKSSCAWPWSCLHGSRRSGSDAGSRRRRTYSGSCSCHSPSTEPQPREGWPGHSLPAFVIYLFINSLLLSLGPGAPGMGRQGRLRWK; this is translated from the exons ATGCCAACGTGGGCAAAGAGAACCGCCAGGGCTGGGCAG GCCCCCGATTTCTATGTGGAGATGAAGTGGGAGTTCACCAGCTGGG TGCCCCTTGTGTCTAAGATGTGCCCGAGCGATGTGTACCGCGTGTGGAAGCGGGGTGAGAGCCTGCGAGTAGACACCAGTCTCCTGGGCTTCGAGCACATGACCTGGCAGCGGGGCCGGAGGAGCTTCATCTTCAAGGGCCAGG AGGCAGGAGCCCTGGTGATGGAGGTGGACCATGACCGGCAGGTGGTGCATGTGGAGACGCTGGGGCTCACTCTGCAGGAGCCCGAAGCACTGCTGGCCGCCATGCGGCCCAGCGAGGAGCATGTGGCCAGTCGCCTCACCTCTCCTATCGTTTCCACCCACCTGGACACTCGTAATGTGGCCTTTGAGAG GAACAAATGTGGTATCTGGGGCTGGCGGTCGGAGAAGATGGAAACTGTTAGCGGCtacgaggccaag GTGTATAGTGCCACCAACGTGGAGCTGGTGACACGCACACGCACGGAGCACCTCTCTGATCAGGACAAGTCGAGGAGCAAAG CGGGGAAGACTCCGTTCCAGTCCTTCCTGGGGATGGCCCAGCAGCATTCCTCCCACACCGGG GCCCCCGTGCAGCAGGCAGCCAGCCCCACCAACCCCACAGCCATCTCCCCTGAGGAGTACTTCGACCCCAACTTCAGCCTGGAGTCACGGAACATTGGCCGCCCTATCGAGATGTCCAGCAAAGTACAGAG GTTCAAGGCAACACTGTGGCTGAGCGAAGAGCACCCGCTCTCCCTGGGTGACCAGGTGACGCCCATCATCGACCTAATGGCCATCAGCAACGCTCACTTTGCCAAGCTGCGCGACTTCATCACCTTGCACCTTCCACCTGGCTTCCCCGTCAAAATTG AGATTCCCCTTTTCCACGTGCTCAACGCCCGCATCACCTTCAGCAACCTGTGTGGCTGTGACGAGCCCCTGAGCTCCGTGTGGGTGCCGGCCCCCAGCTCTGCTGTCGCCGCGTCAG GGAACCCTTTCCCGTGCGAGGTGGACCCCACTGTGTTTGAAGTGCCCGAGGGGTACAGCGTGCTAGGCACGGAGCGCAGCGAGCCCCTCCGAGACGAGGACGATGACCTCCTGCAGTTCGCCATCCAGCAGAGCCTGCTTGAAGCGGGCACCGAGGTGGAGCAG GTGACCGTCTGGGAAGCCCTGACCAACACCCGGCCCGGTGCCCGCCCTCCTCCCCAGGCCACGGTTTATGAGGAACAGCTTCAGCTGGAGCG GAAAGCCTGCGGCTGTCCACAGAGCCCAGGGGCCCAGGATCCCCTCCCAGGACACCCCCAGTCCCCGGCCCACCCAGCTTTGAAGAGCAGCTGCGCCTGGCCCTGGAGTTGTCTTCACGGGAGCAGGAGGAGCGGGAGCGACGCgggcagcaggaggaggaggacttACAGCGGATCCTGCAGCTGTCACTCACCGAGCACTGAGCCACAGCCCCGGGAGGGCTGGCCAGGCCACTCCCTGCCCgcttttgtaatttatttatttataaactctCTGCTGCTGAGCTTGGGGCCTGGAGCCCCAGGAATGGGCAGGCAGGGGAGACTGAGATGGAAATAA
- the ANKRD13D gene encoding ankyrin repeat domain-containing protein 13D isoform X4 — MAGPGPTFPLHRLVWANRHRELEAALHSHQHDIEQEDPRGRTPLELAVSLGNLESVRVLLRHNANVGKENRQGWAVLQEAVSTGDPEMVQLVLQYRDYQRATQRLAGIPELLNKLRQAPDFYVEMKWEFTSWVPLVSKMCPSDVYRVWKRGESLRVDTSLLGFEHMTWQRGRRSFIFKGQEAGALVMEVDHDRQVVHVETLGLTLQEPEALLAAMRPSEEHVASRLTSPIVSTHLDTRNVAFERNKCGIWGWRSEKMETVSGYEAKVYSATNVELVTRTRTEHLSDQDKSRSKAGKTPFQSFLGMAQQHSSHTGAPVQQAASPTNPTAISPEEYFDPNFSLESRNIGRPIEMSSKVQRFKATLWLSEEHPLSLGDQVTPIIDLMAISNAHFAKLRDFITLHLPPGFPVKIEIPLFHVLNARITFSNLCGCDEPLSSVWVPAPSSAVAASGNPFPCEVDPTVFEVPEGYSVLGTERSEPLRDEDDDLLQFAIQQSLLEAGTEVTVWEALTNTRPGARPPPQATVYEEQLQLERALQESLRLSTEPRGPGSPPRTPPVPGPPSFEEQLRLALELSSREQEERERRGQQEEEDLQRILQLSLTEH, encoded by the exons ATGGCCGGCCCGGGCCCCACCTTCCCGCTGCACCGGCTCGTCTGGGCGAACCGGCATCGCGAACTGGAGGCCGCACTGCACAGCCACCAG CACGACATTGAACAGGAGGACCCCCGCGGGCGGACCCCACTGGAGCTGGCCGTGTCTCTGGGAAACCTGGAGTCTGTGAGAGTGCTCCTTCGACACAATGCCAACGTGGGCAAAGAGAACCGCCAGGGCTGGGCAG TCCTGCAGGAGGCAGTCAGCACTGGAGACCCCGAGATGGTGCAGCTGGTGCTCCAGTATCGGGACTACCAGAGGGCCACTCAGAGGCTGGCGGGCATTCCGGAACTGCTCAACAAACTTCGCCAG GCCCCCGATTTCTATGTGGAGATGAAGTGGGAGTTCACCAGCTGGG TGCCCCTTGTGTCTAAGATGTGCCCGAGCGATGTGTACCGCGTGTGGAAGCGGGGTGAGAGCCTGCGAGTAGACACCAGTCTCCTGGGCTTCGAGCACATGACCTGGCAGCGGGGCCGGAGGAGCTTCATCTTCAAGGGCCAGG AGGCAGGAGCCCTGGTGATGGAGGTGGACCATGACCGGCAGGTGGTGCATGTGGAGACGCTGGGGCTCACTCTGCAGGAGCCCGAAGCACTGCTGGCCGCCATGCGGCCCAGCGAGGAGCATGTGGCCAGTCGCCTCACCTCTCCTATCGTTTCCACCCACCTGGACACTCGTAATGTGGCCTTTGAGAG GAACAAATGTGGTATCTGGGGCTGGCGGTCGGAGAAGATGGAAACTGTTAGCGGCtacgaggccaag GTGTATAGTGCCACCAACGTGGAGCTGGTGACACGCACACGCACGGAGCACCTCTCTGATCAGGACAAGTCGAGGAGCAAAG CGGGGAAGACTCCGTTCCAGTCCTTCCTGGGGATGGCCCAGCAGCATTCCTCCCACACCGGG GCCCCCGTGCAGCAGGCAGCCAGCCCCACCAACCCCACAGCCATCTCCCCTGAGGAGTACTTCGACCCCAACTTCAGCCTGGAGTCACGGAACATTGGCCGCCCTATCGAGATGTCCAGCAAAGTACAGAG GTTCAAGGCAACACTGTGGCTGAGCGAAGAGCACCCGCTCTCCCTGGGTGACCAGGTGACGCCCATCATCGACCTAATGGCCATCAGCAACGCTCACTTTGCCAAGCTGCGCGACTTCATCACCTTGCACCTTCCACCTGGCTTCCCCGTCAAAATTG AGATTCCCCTTTTCCACGTGCTCAACGCCCGCATCACCTTCAGCAACCTGTGTGGCTGTGACGAGCCCCTGAGCTCCGTGTGGGTGCCGGCCCCCAGCTCTGCTGTCGCCGCGTCAG GGAACCCTTTCCCGTGCGAGGTGGACCCCACTGTGTTTGAAGTGCCCGAGGGGTACAGCGTGCTAGGCACGGAGCGCAGCGAGCCCCTCCGAGACGAGGACGATGACCTCCTGCAGTTCGCCATCCAGCAGAGCCTGCTTGAAGCGGGCACCGAG GTGACCGTCTGGGAAGCCCTGACCAACACCCGGCCCGGTGCCCGCCCTCCTCCCCAGGCCACGGTTTATGAGGAACAGCTTCAGCTGGAGCG GGCCCTCCAGGAAAGCCTGCGGCTGTCCACAGAGCCCAGGGGCCCAGGATCCCCTCCCAGGACACCCCCAGTCCCCGGCCCACCCAGCTTTGAAGAGCAGCTGCGCCTGGCCCTGGAGTTGTCTTCACGGGAGCAGGAGGAGCGGGAGCGACGCgggcagcaggaggaggaggacttACAGCGGATCCTGCAGCTGTCACTCACCGAGCACTGA
- the ANKRD13D gene encoding ankyrin repeat domain-containing protein 13D isoform X6, giving the protein MAGPGPTFPLHRLVWANRHRELEAALHSHQHDIEQEDPRGRTPLELAVSLGNLESVRVLLRHNANVGKENRQGWAVLQEAVSTGDPEMVQLVLQYRDYQRATQRLAGIPELLNKLRQAPDFYVEMKWEFTSWVPLVSKMCPSDVYRVWKRGESLRVDTSLLGFEHMTWQRGRRSFIFKGQEAGALVMEVDHDRQVVHVETLGLTLQEPEALLAAMRPSEEHVASRLTSPIVSTHLDTRNVAFERNKCGIWGWRSEKMETVSGYEAKVYSATNVELVTRTRTEHLSDQDKSRSKAGKTPFQSFLGMAQQHSSHTGAPVQQAASPTNPTAISPEEYFDPNFSLESRNIGRPIEMSSKVQRFKATLWLSEEHPLSLGDQVTPIIDLMAISNAHFAKLRDFITLHLPPGFPVKIEIPLFHVLNARITFSNLCGCDEPLSSVWVPAPSSAVAASGNPFPCEVDPTVFEVPEGYSVLGTERSEPLRDEDDDLLQFAIQQSLLEAGTEVEQGPPGKPAAVHRAQGPRIPSQDTPSPRPTQL; this is encoded by the exons ATGGCCGGCCCGGGCCCCACCTTCCCGCTGCACCGGCTCGTCTGGGCGAACCGGCATCGCGAACTGGAGGCCGCACTGCACAGCCACCAG CACGACATTGAACAGGAGGACCCCCGCGGGCGGACCCCACTGGAGCTGGCCGTGTCTCTGGGAAACCTGGAGTCTGTGAGAGTGCTCCTTCGACACAATGCCAACGTGGGCAAAGAGAACCGCCAGGGCTGGGCAG TCCTGCAGGAGGCAGTCAGCACTGGAGACCCCGAGATGGTGCAGCTGGTGCTCCAGTATCGGGACTACCAGAGGGCCACTCAGAGGCTGGCGGGCATTCCGGAACTGCTCAACAAACTTCGCCAG GCCCCCGATTTCTATGTGGAGATGAAGTGGGAGTTCACCAGCTGGG TGCCCCTTGTGTCTAAGATGTGCCCGAGCGATGTGTACCGCGTGTGGAAGCGGGGTGAGAGCCTGCGAGTAGACACCAGTCTCCTGGGCTTCGAGCACATGACCTGGCAGCGGGGCCGGAGGAGCTTCATCTTCAAGGGCCAGG AGGCAGGAGCCCTGGTGATGGAGGTGGACCATGACCGGCAGGTGGTGCATGTGGAGACGCTGGGGCTCACTCTGCAGGAGCCCGAAGCACTGCTGGCCGCCATGCGGCCCAGCGAGGAGCATGTGGCCAGTCGCCTCACCTCTCCTATCGTTTCCACCCACCTGGACACTCGTAATGTGGCCTTTGAGAG GAACAAATGTGGTATCTGGGGCTGGCGGTCGGAGAAGATGGAAACTGTTAGCGGCtacgaggccaag GTGTATAGTGCCACCAACGTGGAGCTGGTGACACGCACACGCACGGAGCACCTCTCTGATCAGGACAAGTCGAGGAGCAAAG CGGGGAAGACTCCGTTCCAGTCCTTCCTGGGGATGGCCCAGCAGCATTCCTCCCACACCGGG GCCCCCGTGCAGCAGGCAGCCAGCCCCACCAACCCCACAGCCATCTCCCCTGAGGAGTACTTCGACCCCAACTTCAGCCTGGAGTCACGGAACATTGGCCGCCCTATCGAGATGTCCAGCAAAGTACAGAG GTTCAAGGCAACACTGTGGCTGAGCGAAGAGCACCCGCTCTCCCTGGGTGACCAGGTGACGCCCATCATCGACCTAATGGCCATCAGCAACGCTCACTTTGCCAAGCTGCGCGACTTCATCACCTTGCACCTTCCACCTGGCTTCCCCGTCAAAATTG AGATTCCCCTTTTCCACGTGCTCAACGCCCGCATCACCTTCAGCAACCTGTGTGGCTGTGACGAGCCCCTGAGCTCCGTGTGGGTGCCGGCCCCCAGCTCTGCTGTCGCCGCGTCAG GGAACCCTTTCCCGTGCGAGGTGGACCCCACTGTGTTTGAAGTGCCCGAGGGGTACAGCGTGCTAGGCACGGAGCGCAGCGAGCCCCTCCGAGACGAGGACGATGACCTCCTGCAGTTCGCCATCCAGCAGAGCCTGCTTGAAGCGGGCACCGAGGTGGAGCAG GGCCCTCCAGGAAAGCCTGCGGCTGTCCACAGAGCCCAGGGGCCCAGGATCCCCTCCCAGGACACCCCCAGTCCCCGGCCCACCCAGCTTTGA
- the ANKRD13D gene encoding ankyrin repeat domain-containing protein 13D isoform X3 translates to MAGPGPTFPLHRLVWANRHRELEAALHSHQHDIEQEDPRGRTPLELAVSLGNLESVRVLLRHNANVGKENRQGWAVLQEAVSTGDPEMVQLVLQYRDYQRATQRLAGIPELLNKLRQAPDFYVEMKWEFTSWVPLVSKMCPSDVYRVWKRGESLRVDTSLLGFEHMTWQRGRRSFIFKGQEAGALVMEVDHDRQVVHVETLGLTLQEPEALLAAMRPSEEHVASRLTSPIVSTHLDTRNVAFERNKCGIWGWRSEKMETVSGYEAKVYSATNVELVTRTRTEHLSDQDKSRSKAGKTPFQSFLGMAQQHSSHTGAPVQQAASPTNPTAISPEEYFDPNFSLESRNIGRPIEMSSKVQRFKATLWLSEEHPLSLGDQVTPIIDLMAISNAHFAKLRDFITLHLPPGFPVKIEIPLFHVLNARITFSNLCGCDEPLSSVWVPAPSSAVAASGNPFPCEVDPTVFEVPEGYSVLGTERSEPLRDEDDDLLQFAIQQSLLEAGTEVEQVTVWEALTNTRPGARPPPQATVYEEQLQLERALQESLRLSTEPRGPGSPPRTPPVPGPPSFEEQLRLALELSSREQEERERRGQQEEEDLQRILQLSLTEH, encoded by the exons ATGGCCGGCCCGGGCCCCACCTTCCCGCTGCACCGGCTCGTCTGGGCGAACCGGCATCGCGAACTGGAGGCCGCACTGCACAGCCACCAG CACGACATTGAACAGGAGGACCCCCGCGGGCGGACCCCACTGGAGCTGGCCGTGTCTCTGGGAAACCTGGAGTCTGTGAGAGTGCTCCTTCGACACAATGCCAACGTGGGCAAAGAGAACCGCCAGGGCTGGGCAG TCCTGCAGGAGGCAGTCAGCACTGGAGACCCCGAGATGGTGCAGCTGGTGCTCCAGTATCGGGACTACCAGAGGGCCACTCAGAGGCTGGCGGGCATTCCGGAACTGCTCAACAAACTTCGCCAG GCCCCCGATTTCTATGTGGAGATGAAGTGGGAGTTCACCAGCTGGG TGCCCCTTGTGTCTAAGATGTGCCCGAGCGATGTGTACCGCGTGTGGAAGCGGGGTGAGAGCCTGCGAGTAGACACCAGTCTCCTGGGCTTCGAGCACATGACCTGGCAGCGGGGCCGGAGGAGCTTCATCTTCAAGGGCCAGG AGGCAGGAGCCCTGGTGATGGAGGTGGACCATGACCGGCAGGTGGTGCATGTGGAGACGCTGGGGCTCACTCTGCAGGAGCCCGAAGCACTGCTGGCCGCCATGCGGCCCAGCGAGGAGCATGTGGCCAGTCGCCTCACCTCTCCTATCGTTTCCACCCACCTGGACACTCGTAATGTGGCCTTTGAGAG GAACAAATGTGGTATCTGGGGCTGGCGGTCGGAGAAGATGGAAACTGTTAGCGGCtacgaggccaag GTGTATAGTGCCACCAACGTGGAGCTGGTGACACGCACACGCACGGAGCACCTCTCTGATCAGGACAAGTCGAGGAGCAAAG CGGGGAAGACTCCGTTCCAGTCCTTCCTGGGGATGGCCCAGCAGCATTCCTCCCACACCGGG GCCCCCGTGCAGCAGGCAGCCAGCCCCACCAACCCCACAGCCATCTCCCCTGAGGAGTACTTCGACCCCAACTTCAGCCTGGAGTCACGGAACATTGGCCGCCCTATCGAGATGTCCAGCAAAGTACAGAG GTTCAAGGCAACACTGTGGCTGAGCGAAGAGCACCCGCTCTCCCTGGGTGACCAGGTGACGCCCATCATCGACCTAATGGCCATCAGCAACGCTCACTTTGCCAAGCTGCGCGACTTCATCACCTTGCACCTTCCACCTGGCTTCCCCGTCAAAATTG AGATTCCCCTTTTCCACGTGCTCAACGCCCGCATCACCTTCAGCAACCTGTGTGGCTGTGACGAGCCCCTGAGCTCCGTGTGGGTGCCGGCCCCCAGCTCTGCTGTCGCCGCGTCAG GGAACCCTTTCCCGTGCGAGGTGGACCCCACTGTGTTTGAAGTGCCCGAGGGGTACAGCGTGCTAGGCACGGAGCGCAGCGAGCCCCTCCGAGACGAGGACGATGACCTCCTGCAGTTCGCCATCCAGCAGAGCCTGCTTGAAGCGGGCACCGAGGTGGAGCAG GTGACCGTCTGGGAAGCCCTGACCAACACCCGGCCCGGTGCCCGCCCTCCTCCCCAGGCCACGGTTTATGAGGAACAGCTTCAGCTGGAGCG GGCCCTCCAGGAAAGCCTGCGGCTGTCCACAGAGCCCAGGGGCCCAGGATCCCCTCCCAGGACACCCCCAGTCCCCGGCCCACCCAGCTTTGAAGAGCAGCTGCGCCTGGCCCTGGAGTTGTCTTCACGGGAGCAGGAGGAGCGGGAGCGACGCgggcagcaggaggaggaggacttACAGCGGATCCTGCAGCTGTCACTCACCGAGCACTGA
- the ANKRD13D gene encoding ankyrin repeat domain-containing protein 13D isoform X1 — MAGPGPTFPLHRLVWANRHRELEAALHSHQHDIEQEDPRGRTPLELAVSLGNLESVRVLLRHNANVGKENRQGWAVLQEAVSTGDPEMVQLVLQYRDYQRATQRLAGIPELLNKLRQAPDFYVEMKWEFTSWVPLVSKMCPSDVYRVWKRGESLRVDTSLLGFEHMTWQRGRRSFIFKGQEAGALVMEVDHDRQVVHVETLGLTLQEPEALLAAMRPSEEHVASRLTSPIVSTHLDTRNVAFERNKCGIWGWRSEKMETVSGYEAKVYSATNVELVTRTRTEHLSDQDKSRSKAGKTPFQSFLGMAQQHSSHTGAPVQQAASPTNPTAISPEEYFDPNFSLESRNIGRPIEMSSKVQRFKATLWLSEEHPLSLGDQVTPIIDLMAISNAHFAKLRDFITLHLPPGFPVKIEIPLFHVLNARITFSNLCGCDEPLSSVWVPAPSSAVAASGNPFPCEVDPTVFEVPEGYSVLGTERSEPLRDEDDDLLQFAIQQSLLEAGTEVEQVTVWEALTNTRPGARPPPQATVYEEQLQLERKACGCPQSPGAQDPLPGHPQSPAHPALKSSCAWPWSCLHGSRRSGSDAGSRRRRTYSGSCSCHSPSTEPQPREGWPGHSLPAFVIYLFINSLLLSLGPGAPGMGRQGRLRWK, encoded by the exons ATGGCCGGCCCGGGCCCCACCTTCCCGCTGCACCGGCTCGTCTGGGCGAACCGGCATCGCGAACTGGAGGCCGCACTGCACAGCCACCAG CACGACATTGAACAGGAGGACCCCCGCGGGCGGACCCCACTGGAGCTGGCCGTGTCTCTGGGAAACCTGGAGTCTGTGAGAGTGCTCCTTCGACACAATGCCAACGTGGGCAAAGAGAACCGCCAGGGCTGGGCAG TCCTGCAGGAGGCAGTCAGCACTGGAGACCCCGAGATGGTGCAGCTGGTGCTCCAGTATCGGGACTACCAGAGGGCCACTCAGAGGCTGGCGGGCATTCCGGAACTGCTCAACAAACTTCGCCAG GCCCCCGATTTCTATGTGGAGATGAAGTGGGAGTTCACCAGCTGGG TGCCCCTTGTGTCTAAGATGTGCCCGAGCGATGTGTACCGCGTGTGGAAGCGGGGTGAGAGCCTGCGAGTAGACACCAGTCTCCTGGGCTTCGAGCACATGACCTGGCAGCGGGGCCGGAGGAGCTTCATCTTCAAGGGCCAGG AGGCAGGAGCCCTGGTGATGGAGGTGGACCATGACCGGCAGGTGGTGCATGTGGAGACGCTGGGGCTCACTCTGCAGGAGCCCGAAGCACTGCTGGCCGCCATGCGGCCCAGCGAGGAGCATGTGGCCAGTCGCCTCACCTCTCCTATCGTTTCCACCCACCTGGACACTCGTAATGTGGCCTTTGAGAG GAACAAATGTGGTATCTGGGGCTGGCGGTCGGAGAAGATGGAAACTGTTAGCGGCtacgaggccaag GTGTATAGTGCCACCAACGTGGAGCTGGTGACACGCACACGCACGGAGCACCTCTCTGATCAGGACAAGTCGAGGAGCAAAG CGGGGAAGACTCCGTTCCAGTCCTTCCTGGGGATGGCCCAGCAGCATTCCTCCCACACCGGG GCCCCCGTGCAGCAGGCAGCCAGCCCCACCAACCCCACAGCCATCTCCCCTGAGGAGTACTTCGACCCCAACTTCAGCCTGGAGTCACGGAACATTGGCCGCCCTATCGAGATGTCCAGCAAAGTACAGAG GTTCAAGGCAACACTGTGGCTGAGCGAAGAGCACCCGCTCTCCCTGGGTGACCAGGTGACGCCCATCATCGACCTAATGGCCATCAGCAACGCTCACTTTGCCAAGCTGCGCGACTTCATCACCTTGCACCTTCCACCTGGCTTCCCCGTCAAAATTG AGATTCCCCTTTTCCACGTGCTCAACGCCCGCATCACCTTCAGCAACCTGTGTGGCTGTGACGAGCCCCTGAGCTCCGTGTGGGTGCCGGCCCCCAGCTCTGCTGTCGCCGCGTCAG GGAACCCTTTCCCGTGCGAGGTGGACCCCACTGTGTTTGAAGTGCCCGAGGGGTACAGCGTGCTAGGCACGGAGCGCAGCGAGCCCCTCCGAGACGAGGACGATGACCTCCTGCAGTTCGCCATCCAGCAGAGCCTGCTTGAAGCGGGCACCGAGGTGGAGCAG GTGACCGTCTGGGAAGCCCTGACCAACACCCGGCCCGGTGCCCGCCCTCCTCCCCAGGCCACGGTTTATGAGGAACAGCTTCAGCTGGAGCG GAAAGCCTGCGGCTGTCCACAGAGCCCAGGGGCCCAGGATCCCCTCCCAGGACACCCCCAGTCCCCGGCCCACCCAGCTTTGAAGAGCAGCTGCGCCTGGCCCTGGAGTTGTCTTCACGGGAGCAGGAGGAGCGGGAGCGACGCgggcagcaggaggaggaggacttACAGCGGATCCTGCAGCTGTCACTCACCGAGCACTGAGCCACAGCCCCGGGAGGGCTGGCCAGGCCACTCCCTGCCCgcttttgtaatttatttatttataaactctCTGCTGCTGAGCTTGGGGCCTGGAGCCCCAGGAATGGGCAGGCAGGGGAGACTGAGATGGAAATAA
- the ANKRD13D gene encoding ankyrin repeat domain-containing protein 13D isoform X2 has protein sequence MAGPGPTFPLHRLVWANRHRELEAALHSHQHDIEQEDPRGRTPLELAVSLGNLESVRVLLRHNANVGKENRQGWAVLQEAVSTGDPEMVQLVLQYRDYQRATQRLAGIPELLNKLRQAPDFYVEMKWEFTSWVPLVSKMCPSDVYRVWKRGESLRVDTSLLGFEHMTWQRGRRSFIFKGQEAGALVMEVDHDRQVVHVETLGLTLQEPEALLAAMRPSEEHVASRLTSPIVSTHLDTRNVAFERNKCGIWGWRSEKMETVSGYEAKVYSATNVELVTRTRTEHLSDQDKSRSKAGKTPFQSFLGMAQQHSSHTGAPVQQAASPTNPTAISPEEYFDPNFSLESRNIGRPIEMSSKVQRFKATLWLSEEHPLSLGDQVTPIIDLMAISNAHFAKLRDFITLHLPPGFPVKIEIPLFHVLNARITFSNLCGCDEPLSSVWVPAPSSAVAASGNPFPCEVDPTVFEVPEGYSVLGTERSEPLRDEDDDLLQFAIQQSLLEAGTEVTVWEALTNTRPGARPPPQATVYEEQLQLERKACGCPQSPGAQDPLPGHPQSPAHPALKSSCAWPWSCLHGSRRSGSDAGSRRRRTYSGSCSCHSPSTEPQPREGWPGHSLPAFVIYLFINSLLLSLGPGAPGMGRQGRLRWK, from the exons ATGGCCGGCCCGGGCCCCACCTTCCCGCTGCACCGGCTCGTCTGGGCGAACCGGCATCGCGAACTGGAGGCCGCACTGCACAGCCACCAG CACGACATTGAACAGGAGGACCCCCGCGGGCGGACCCCACTGGAGCTGGCCGTGTCTCTGGGAAACCTGGAGTCTGTGAGAGTGCTCCTTCGACACAATGCCAACGTGGGCAAAGAGAACCGCCAGGGCTGGGCAG TCCTGCAGGAGGCAGTCAGCACTGGAGACCCCGAGATGGTGCAGCTGGTGCTCCAGTATCGGGACTACCAGAGGGCCACTCAGAGGCTGGCGGGCATTCCGGAACTGCTCAACAAACTTCGCCAG GCCCCCGATTTCTATGTGGAGATGAAGTGGGAGTTCACCAGCTGGG TGCCCCTTGTGTCTAAGATGTGCCCGAGCGATGTGTACCGCGTGTGGAAGCGGGGTGAGAGCCTGCGAGTAGACACCAGTCTCCTGGGCTTCGAGCACATGACCTGGCAGCGGGGCCGGAGGAGCTTCATCTTCAAGGGCCAGG AGGCAGGAGCCCTGGTGATGGAGGTGGACCATGACCGGCAGGTGGTGCATGTGGAGACGCTGGGGCTCACTCTGCAGGAGCCCGAAGCACTGCTGGCCGCCATGCGGCCCAGCGAGGAGCATGTGGCCAGTCGCCTCACCTCTCCTATCGTTTCCACCCACCTGGACACTCGTAATGTGGCCTTTGAGAG GAACAAATGTGGTATCTGGGGCTGGCGGTCGGAGAAGATGGAAACTGTTAGCGGCtacgaggccaag GTGTATAGTGCCACCAACGTGGAGCTGGTGACACGCACACGCACGGAGCACCTCTCTGATCAGGACAAGTCGAGGAGCAAAG CGGGGAAGACTCCGTTCCAGTCCTTCCTGGGGATGGCCCAGCAGCATTCCTCCCACACCGGG GCCCCCGTGCAGCAGGCAGCCAGCCCCACCAACCCCACAGCCATCTCCCCTGAGGAGTACTTCGACCCCAACTTCAGCCTGGAGTCACGGAACATTGGCCGCCCTATCGAGATGTCCAGCAAAGTACAGAG GTTCAAGGCAACACTGTGGCTGAGCGAAGAGCACCCGCTCTCCCTGGGTGACCAGGTGACGCCCATCATCGACCTAATGGCCATCAGCAACGCTCACTTTGCCAAGCTGCGCGACTTCATCACCTTGCACCTTCCACCTGGCTTCCCCGTCAAAATTG AGATTCCCCTTTTCCACGTGCTCAACGCCCGCATCACCTTCAGCAACCTGTGTGGCTGTGACGAGCCCCTGAGCTCCGTGTGGGTGCCGGCCCCCAGCTCTGCTGTCGCCGCGTCAG GGAACCCTTTCCCGTGCGAGGTGGACCCCACTGTGTTTGAAGTGCCCGAGGGGTACAGCGTGCTAGGCACGGAGCGCAGCGAGCCCCTCCGAGACGAGGACGATGACCTCCTGCAGTTCGCCATCCAGCAGAGCCTGCTTGAAGCGGGCACCGAG GTGACCGTCTGGGAAGCCCTGACCAACACCCGGCCCGGTGCCCGCCCTCCTCCCCAGGCCACGGTTTATGAGGAACAGCTTCAGCTGGAGCG GAAAGCCTGCGGCTGTCCACAGAGCCCAGGGGCCCAGGATCCCCTCCCAGGACACCCCCAGTCCCCGGCCCACCCAGCTTTGAAGAGCAGCTGCGCCTGGCCCTGGAGTTGTCTTCACGGGAGCAGGAGGAGCGGGAGCGACGCgggcagcaggaggaggaggacttACAGCGGATCCTGCAGCTGTCACTCACCGAGCACTGAGCCACAGCCCCGGGAGGGCTGGCCAGGCCACTCCCTGCCCgcttttgtaatttatttatttataaactctCTGCTGCTGAGCTTGGGGCCTGGAGCCCCAGGAATGGGCAGGCAGGGGAGACTGAGATGGAAATAA